A segment of the Leptolyngbya sp. NIES-3755 genome:
CTCTAGTAAGTAAGCTTCTAGCAAGTGCGTCAAAGTCCCATCGGTCGTGAGCAGCATTCTTTGAACTGGAGCTAGCGTTGATAGATTGATGGAGTCCTTATCCTGCTGTAGCTTAGAAAATTCAAAGAATTGCTTGAGGTCTAGCTCACTCAATTGTTGTGTTAGCATCGATCGAGTTCCTAGATTAAATGTTGAATTAAACAACGGAGCTTAAACATTTTTCCCACTGTATTTTGCTCTGTTTCAAAAGAACTTTTGCTTCTTCGATATCCTTGACAACCGTGACCAACTGATCTGATCCGCGATCGCGAGAAAGCGTATCGAGTTCAGCCCCTGCAACTTGAAACTCCTTCAGCCAATCGAAGCTATTTCCCACTGCAATCATCGGTGGAATCCAGCCCAACCTCACACTCGGATTGATGCGCCAAAGCAAAGATTCAGAACGACATCGAAGTGCATGGTCGATCAGTTGTCCAACAAAAGCAACCTCAAGCATCGTTCCCCAACCACCCGGTAAAATGACAAATGCAGATGATAATGAAGCAAAACATAGAAGTCTTAAAGAGAGACTCTTGCTTTGTAATACATAATCTCGAATCTGTTCTGAGTCCTCCCACGGCAAGAGTAAGCTATTGGCAATCGCGATCGCAGAACTTTCA
Coding sequences within it:
- a CDS encoding hypothetical protein (similar to AA sequence:cyanobase_aa:cce_3765); this encodes MKKSVVLFDVLSPLFEGVEESFEVLANEQKFYFRTAVFGTAGTRNPKNFLQDAAVCGEFLAEIDSDIIEGGGGHPHSVMSVVAEAFRHHRSKLESSAIAIANSLLLPWEDSEQIRDYVLQSKSLSLRLLCFASLSSAFVILPGGWGTMLEVAFVGQLIDHALRCRSESLLWRINPSVRLGWIPPMIAVGNSFDWLKEFQVAGAELDTLSRDRGSDQLVTVVKDIEEAKVLLKQSKIQWEKCLSSVV